In Thermofilum pendens Hrk 5, the sequence CCGAAGAGTTGCCTCCGGGACAGCTACCCAGGTCGATAGAGGTTCTCGTGAGAGAGGACTTGGTGGATGTAGTTAGGCCTGGCGATAGGGCAACAGTGGTCGGGTTCCTCAGGATGGAAGAGGACAAGAAGCTGGTAAAGAATGCTCCACCAATATTTCACGCGTACCTCGAAGCGAACTACGTTGAGGTCTCCGCGAAGGAAAACCTGGACGTGGAGATAACTCCGGAGGACGAGAAGAAAATACTGGAGCTAAGTAGGAGGGAAGATCTAGAGGAGATAATAATAAACTCCATAGCGCCCTCGATATACGGGTACAAAGAGATAAAAACTGCTATAGCGCTACTCCTATTTGGAGGAGTTCCAAAGATTCACCCTGACGGCATAAGAGTGCGCGGAGATATTCACATACTGTTGATCGGTGATCCCGGAACTGCAAAGAGCCAGCTCCTAAGGTACGTGGCGTCTATCGCTCCGAGAGGACTCTATACCTCTGGTAAAGGCGCTTCTGCCGCAGGACTCACAGCCGCCGTAGTAAAGGAGAAGAACAGCGGGGAATTCTACTTGGAGGCGGGAGCCCTTGTTCTAGCGGATGGAGGCGTAGCATGCATAGATGAGTTCGACAAGATGGAGGCGAAGGATAGGGTAAGTATCCACGAAGCCATGGAGCAACAAACCGTGAGCATAGCTAAAGCTGGGATCGTAGCAACACTCAACGCTAGGGCATCCATCCTGGCAGCAGCCAACCCAGCATTCGGCCGCTATCTCCCTGGCAGGAATATTTCAGAGAACATAGATCTACCCGTCACGATACTTTCAAGGTTCGACCTAATATTCGTGGTTAGAGATACCCCCAACGCTGAAAGAGACCGGGAACTCGCACAGTACGTTGTCGACTTTCACGGGGAAACTTACCCCGTATCTTTGGAGAAAGTTCTCGACGCGCAGACGCTCAAAAAGTACATCGCGTACGCCAGACGCCACGTGCGCCCGAGGCTCTCCCCAGAAGCCAAGAGCAAGATAGTAGAATACTATGTCAACATGCGTAAAAAGAGCGAAGACGCCAGCTCTCCGATAGCTATAACGCCAAGGCAACTGGAAGCTCTTATCAGGCTCTCGGAGGCTCACGCTCGCATGCATCTCCGCGACGTGGTTACTGCTCGTGACGCGGAAGTCGCTATTAGCCTTATGGAATACTTCCTGAGAAACGTCGGCATAGACACGCAAACAATGACCATCGATATCGATACTATAATGACTGGGCAGCCTAAGTCTCAGCGCGAGAAGCTGATCGCCGTGCTGGACACGGTTAAAAACCTCGTTAGACAAAACAACGGCGAGCCTATAAAGGAGGAGGACCTGTACTCCGAGTTGGAGAAAAACGGCATTGACAGGAACTTCGCTAGGAAAGCTATAGAGAAGTTGCTTGAACAGGGAGAATTGATGCAGCCGTCACCGGGGCGCATTAGCGTTGTTTCTCTCTAGCGCGTGCGCAGAGAAAAGCAAGGATTTATTGATGCAATCCTTCTCTAACGCGCGGCGCGACGCATGAAGCCAACGAGAGCTGTGCTGTCAAGGTACTTCCCCGATGAGGTTGTCCGTAAGATAGAGGAGCGCTTCAACATAAAGACACTCTACCCAACACAGGTAGCAGCGGTTGAGAAAGGTGTCCTAGACGGGAAAAACATCGTTCTAAGCGCTCCCACAGCTTCAGGGAAGACCCTGGTGGCAGAGCTCGCCGCACTTAAACACCTTTTAAACGGAGGAAAGGTGCTCTACCTTGCACCCTTAAGGGCTCTCGCCTCGGAGAAGTTCAAAGAGTTCAAAGAGTTCTTCGGGGAGTTTGGCTATAGGTCTGTTCTAAGCACAGGAGACTACGACACGGCAGACCCCTCGCTGGGTAAATACGACGTGATAGTGACTACGAACGAGAAGGCTGACAGCCTCCTGCGCCATAGCGCGCCCTGGTTTCCCGACGTAACTTTAGTGATAGCAGACGAGGTTCACCTGCTTGGCTCGGAGAAACGTGGGGCGACGCTCGAAGTCCTGCTTACGCGTATACTTCTGAGCGAGGATCCTCCGCAGATCCTGGGCCTGAGTGCGACTATAGGGAACCTTGAGGAGGTGGCAAGATGGCTGAACGCTACACCCGTGAGCGTGGAGTGGCGCCCAGTCCTCCTAAGGGAAGGAGTATACTACGATGGAACAATATTCTACGCTGATGGAGCGTCGAGGAGCGTCGAGGACGTGGGCTCGGCTCTCGCGAACCTTGTTCACGACGTGTTAAGAGAGGAAGGGCAAGCCCTAGTATTTTCGCCTACGCGGAGAGCCGCCAGCAGCGACGCCAAAAAGCTGTCCGTATATACACGGAAGTTCCTTCGAGACTCGGAGAGGCGACACTTAAAAGAGGCAGCGCGCAAGGTGCTCTCGTCCCACGCCGACAAATTAACGAACGAGCTGGCA encodes:
- the mcm gene encoding minichromosome maintenance protein MCM; its protein translation is MVVTQAIPLTERITEFLKRFTVDGREKYRDAIRRMSIERSISLVIDFDDLLLFDKELADILLERPHDFLDAASKAIMEVLKIENPDYAKEVGYVHARIRRPPEIVHLKIRNIRARHLGRLVAVEGIVTKISPVKQELVEGVFKCKTCGTELTVPQGPEGLTKPTTCPVCSENGVKSAGFVLLPEKSKFVDLQKFVLQEKPEELPPGQLPRSIEVLVREDLVDVVRPGDRATVVGFLRMEEDKKLVKNAPPIFHAYLEANYVEVSAKENLDVEITPEDEKKILELSRREDLEEIIINSIAPSIYGYKEIKTAIALLLFGGVPKIHPDGIRVRGDIHILLIGDPGTAKSQLLRYVASIAPRGLYTSGKGASAAGLTAAVVKEKNSGEFYLEAGALVLADGGVACIDEFDKMEAKDRVSIHEAMEQQTVSIAKAGIVATLNARASILAAANPAFGRYLPGRNISENIDLPVTILSRFDLIFVVRDTPNAERDRELAQYVVDFHGETYPVSLEKVLDAQTLKKYIAYARRHVRPRLSPEAKSKIVEYYVNMRKKSEDASSPIAITPRQLEALIRLSEAHARMHLRDVVTARDAEVAISLMEYFLRNVGIDTQTMTIDIDTIMTGQPKSQREKLIAVLDTVKNLVRQNNGEPIKEEDLYSELEKNGIDRNFARKAIEKLLEQGELMQPSPGRISVVSL